The Pseudodesulfovibrio sp. zrk46 genome contains a region encoding:
- the htpG gene encoding molecular chaperone HtpG — MGKKTTHKFKAEVSQLLDILVHSLYTNKEIFLRELVSNASDALEKARFKATSDGTEDNVTPEIRVEADKDAGTVTITDTGVGMTRDELMKNIGTIAHSGTAELTRMAAEGKESLDSLIGRFGVGFYSVYMVAEEVTVTTRSMEEGSKAITWTSDGKTDYKLQELDEDLPRGTKIEVKLLEDEKPRFANNAALKTIINKHSNFINFPIYVGEEKVNTVTALWREPKFQIKDEQYAEFYKFLTYDSEDPFDTLHTSVDAPVQFNALMFIPKSDEDPFGMNRDNRGIDLYVRRVLIEKQNKDLLPEYLGFVKGVVDTEDLPLNISRETLQDNVLMRKISSTLVKQVLNHLDKMAKDNAERYDEFWHAHGNLFKAGYMDFFNKEKFANLVRFNSSESEDAKGLTSFADYISRAKEDQKEIYYAYGPSREALGLSPHLEVFRNKGIEVLYLYEPIDEFVMDAVRDYEGYTLTAAEHADMEKLDKFESLVEEEKPEALSDDQQSTLDKLITRIKDVLGDAVTEVKASQRLSNSPVCLSNPDGNVTSSMDKIMRVVSKDNSIPKKVLEINPDHVLVRNMLTIFEQDENDPFIDQAANQLFESALLLEGYLTDPHALVGRVQELLTKSSGWYVDTKK; from the coding sequence ATGGGCAAGAAAACCACCCACAAGTTCAAGGCTGAAGTCAGCCAGCTTCTCGATATCCTGGTCCACTCCCTGTACACCAACAAGGAAATCTTCCTGCGCGAATTGGTGTCCAACGCATCTGACGCGCTGGAAAAGGCCCGCTTCAAAGCCACCAGCGACGGTACTGAGGACAATGTCACCCCCGAGATCCGCGTTGAAGCCGACAAAGACGCCGGCACCGTGACCATCACCGACACCGGTGTCGGCATGACCCGCGATGAGCTGATGAAGAACATCGGTACCATCGCCCACTCCGGCACTGCCGAGCTGACCCGCATGGCTGCCGAGGGCAAGGAATCCCTCGACTCCCTCATCGGCCGCTTCGGCGTCGGCTTCTACTCCGTATACATGGTTGCCGAGGAAGTGACCGTCACCACCCGCTCCATGGAGGAAGGCAGCAAGGCCATCACCTGGACCTCTGACGGCAAGACCGACTACAAGCTGCAGGAACTGGACGAAGACCTGCCCCGCGGCACCAAGATCGAGGTCAAGCTGCTGGAAGACGAGAAGCCCCGCTTCGCCAACAACGCCGCCCTCAAAACCATCATCAACAAGCACTCCAACTTCATCAACTTCCCCATCTACGTGGGCGAGGAGAAGGTCAACACCGTCACTGCCCTGTGGCGCGAGCCCAAGTTCCAGATCAAGGACGAGCAGTACGCCGAATTCTACAAGTTTCTGACCTACGACTCCGAGGACCCGTTCGACACCCTGCACACCTCCGTGGATGCGCCGGTACAGTTCAACGCTCTCATGTTCATCCCCAAGAGCGATGAAGATCCGTTCGGCATGAACCGCGACAACCGCGGCATCGACCTGTACGTCCGCCGCGTGCTCATCGAGAAGCAGAACAAGGACCTGCTCCCCGAGTACCTCGGCTTCGTCAAGGGTGTGGTAGACACCGAAGACCTGCCCCTGAACATTTCCCGCGAGACCCTGCAGGACAACGTGCTCATGCGCAAGATCAGCTCCACGCTGGTCAAGCAGGTCCTCAACCACCTCGACAAGATGGCCAAGGACAATGCTGAGCGTTACGACGAGTTCTGGCACGCCCACGGCAATCTGTTCAAGGCCGGATACATGGACTTCTTCAACAAGGAGAAGTTCGCCAACCTCGTGCGCTTCAACTCCTCCGAGTCCGAAGACGCCAAGGGCCTGACCTCCTTCGCGGACTACATCTCCCGTGCCAAGGAAGACCAAAAGGAAATCTACTACGCCTACGGCCCGTCCCGCGAGGCTCTCGGCCTGTCCCCACACCTCGAGGTGTTCCGCAACAAGGGTATCGAGGTCCTCTACCTCTACGAGCCCATCGACGAGTTCGTCATGGACGCCGTACGCGACTACGAAGGCTACACCCTGACCGCTGCCGAGCATGCGGACATGGAGAAGCTCGACAAGTTCGAATCTCTGGTAGAGGAAGAGAAGCCGGAAGCCCTGTCCGATGACCAGCAGTCCACCCTGGACAAGTTGATCACCCGCATCAAGGACGTGCTGGGCGACGCCGTGACCGAGGTCAAGGCATCCCAGCGTCTCTCCAACTCCCCTGTCTGCCTGTCCAACCCGGACGGCAACGTGACCTCCTCCATGGACAAGATCATGCGTGTGGTCTCCAAGGACAACTCCATTCCCAAGAAGGTATTGGAGATCAACCCGGACCACGTTCTGGTGCGTAACATGCTCACCATCTTCGAACAGGACGAGAACGACCCGTTCATCGATCAGGCTGCCAACCAGCTGTTCGAGTCCGCCCTGCTGCTGGAAGGCTACCTCACCGATCCCCACGCTCTCGTGGGCCGCGTGCAGGAGCTGCTGACCAAGTCCAGCGGCTGGTACGTGGACACCAAGAAGTAG
- a CDS encoding MerR family transcriptional regulator has protein sequence MTGKKVLSVAEIARELELPESTVHYWKNRFAQHLPSVGRGRQKRFKPEAVEVFSTISRLLKEGHTARDVMDQLSQAYPLQADAMPQDGCVAPVQMSGAAMEPAMQMAATIGLEIAKSVSEGIRSVMAGGGEGGPEVAEVKQGLEEAATRITTTMEETAMLRSENEYLREKLKVMEAEMIRLRKDRREMEKYLLDKIKSVST, from the coding sequence ATGACTGGCAAGAAAGTGCTTTCTGTGGCTGAAATCGCCCGCGAACTCGAACTGCCCGAATCCACCGTCCACTATTGGAAGAACCGGTTTGCCCAGCACCTGCCCAGCGTAGGACGCGGCAGGCAGAAACGGTTCAAGCCGGAGGCGGTGGAAGTATTCTCCACCATTTCCCGACTGCTCAAGGAAGGGCACACCGCCCGCGACGTCATGGACCAGCTTTCCCAGGCCTACCCACTTCAGGCCGACGCCATGCCGCAGGACGGCTGCGTGGCCCCGGTTCAGATGAGCGGCGCTGCCATGGAGCCCGCCATGCAGATGGCCGCAACCATCGGCCTTGAGATAGCCAAATCCGTGTCCGAAGGCATCCGCTCGGTCATGGCAGGCGGCGGCGAAGGCGGCCCTGAGGTGGCCGAGGTGAAGCAGGGACTGGAAGAGGCTGCCACCCGCATCACCACCACCATGGAAGAGACCGCAATGCTCCGCAGCGAAAACGAATATCTGCGTGAAAAGCTCAAGGTCATGGAAGCGGAAATGATCCGTCTGCGCAAGGATCGCCGCGAAATGGAAAAGTACCTCCTTGACAAGATCAAATCCGTATCTACTTAG
- a CDS encoding MauE/DoxX family redox-associated membrane protein: protein MKKIFTSKLLYLALRIALGGVFVYAGLSKITDPDGFAMAIDGYGLVSWRIANLLARVLPVVEIVSGLGLIFDVRGALGMIVAQLLGFVCVLAYGIHMGLDVDCGCFGPNDPGAGEPGGLWGTLIRDLLMLGACLLMYWQRRIAGFVPRSLVRRTSPN from the coding sequence ATGAAAAAAATCTTCACTTCCAAGCTGTTGTACCTCGCTCTTCGCATCGCCCTTGGCGGCGTATTCGTATACGCCGGACTGTCCAAGATCACTGATCCGGATGGTTTTGCCATGGCTATTGACGGCTACGGACTGGTTTCGTGGCGGATAGCCAACCTGCTGGCCCGGGTGCTGCCGGTTGTCGAGATCGTCTCCGGTCTCGGCTTGATTTTCGATGTGCGGGGTGCCTTGGGGATGATTGTCGCACAGTTGTTGGGGTTCGTATGCGTGCTCGCCTACGGCATCCACATGGGACTGGACGTGGATTGCGGCTGCTTCGGTCCGAACGACCCCGGTGCAGGGGAACCTGGTGGACTGTGGGGGACGCTGATCCGAGACTTGCTCATGCTCGGAGCCTGTCTGCTCATGTACTGGCAACGCCGGATTGCGGGATTTGTTCCGCGCTCTCTGGTGCGACGCACATCCCCCAACTAA
- a CDS encoding rhodanese-like domain-containing protein: protein MKKVLFSLLACSILLAGCLGGEDKFAREVVKEQEAVKLAKEVVRGGYELITVAELKDLQDKNTDMVIVDTMPYDASYVKGHVPGAKQFLFPIKLMTSWDTNETADKTQAEYAALLGPDKDKLIVVYCGFVKCGRSDNGAYWATKMGYTNVKRLPGGIYAWRGASYPVAEGADG, encoded by the coding sequence ATGAAAAAAGTTCTCTTTTCTCTCTTGGCCTGTTCCATCCTCCTCGCCGGCTGTCTCGGCGGTGAAGACAAATTCGCCCGTGAAGTCGTCAAAGAACAGGAAGCCGTCAAGCTCGCCAAGGAAGTTGTCCGCGGCGGCTACGAGCTCATCACTGTTGCTGAACTCAAGGATCTTCAGGACAAGAACACCGACATGGTTATCGTCGACACCATGCCCTACGATGCCAGCTACGTGAAAGGTCACGTTCCCGGTGCCAAGCAGTTCCTCTTCCCCATCAAGCTGATGACTTCCTGGGACACCAACGAGACCGCAGACAAGACCCAGGCTGAATACGCCGCCCTGCTCGGTCCCGACAAGGACAAGCTCATTGTAGTCTATTGCGGTTTCGTCAAGTGCGGCCGTTCCGACAACGGCGCCTACTGGGCCACCAAGATGGGCTACACCAACGTCAAGCGCCTGCCCGGCGGCATCTACGCATGGAGGGGTGCCAGCTACCCCGTAGCCGAAGGTGCTGACGGTTAG
- a CDS encoding acyltransferase family protein: MKSRDISLDNAKGLLILLVLFGHLAWPVPSVSESADTFYLFVYIFHMPMFALVSGYLSRAEWSYRLLGKSVKRLLLPYGVFMAIQWGIMLLQGKEPYSITEGHFGLWFLFSLFCWRMVLPWLMRLPRPFVVSILLALACGMLPQLGLEFSLARTINFLPFFVAGHLMRSRGISPAYAVGRPAAIVFILLGVGAAVFIARYNLHMLLYGAFSYSAMGMPLSAGPLFRVLQLLLAFGVGLAVLSLIPNRISALTRFGTQSLHIYLLHTPLLALYRAWPAAYEAIGDAPLLMLPMALVVCWVLSSDVVARVTRLLVQPL, translated from the coding sequence ATGAAGAGTCGCGACATTTCACTGGATAACGCCAAGGGATTGCTCATCCTGCTGGTCCTGTTCGGGCATCTCGCTTGGCCGGTGCCGAGTGTCTCGGAGTCTGCCGATACATTCTATTTGTTCGTGTACATCTTCCATATGCCCATGTTCGCCCTGGTTTCCGGTTACCTGTCCCGGGCAGAGTGGAGCTATAGGCTTCTGGGAAAGAGCGTTAAACGTCTGCTGCTACCATATGGCGTCTTCATGGCCATTCAATGGGGAATCATGCTCCTGCAGGGCAAGGAACCGTATTCCATTACGGAAGGGCACTTCGGGCTCTGGTTTCTCTTCAGCCTCTTTTGTTGGCGCATGGTCCTGCCATGGCTGATGCGCCTGCCACGACCGTTTGTCGTGTCCATTCTGCTGGCGCTTGCATGTGGCATGTTGCCGCAGCTCGGCTTGGAATTCAGTCTGGCGAGAACCATCAATTTTCTGCCGTTCTTTGTCGCGGGACACCTGATGCGCAGTCGCGGGATTTCCCCTGCTTACGCTGTTGGGCGTCCGGCCGCTATCGTGTTTATTCTCTTAGGTGTTGGGGCTGCGGTCTTTATCGCCCGGTACAACCTTCACATGCTTCTCTATGGGGCGTTCTCCTATTCCGCCATGGGCATGCCGCTTTCTGCCGGGCCGCTCTTTCGTGTCCTGCAGCTCCTGCTCGCCTTTGGTGTCGGGCTGGCTGTCCTGTCCCTGATCCCGAACAGGATCAGTGCGCTGACACGGTTCGGCACGCAGTCATTACATATCTACCTGTTGCACACCCCGTTGCTCGCTCTCTACCGGGCCTGGCCCGCGGCCTATGAGGCCATCGGTGACGCGCCGCTGCTGATGCTCCCCATGGCATTGGTCGTTTGCTGGGTGTTGTCTTCTGACGTTGTGGCAAGGGTTACACGTCTGCTGGTTCAGCCTCTCTAA
- the ald gene encoding alanine dehydrogenase, protein MIIGIPKEIKTLENRVSMTPGAVESLVRQGNEVLVEAGAGLGSGLTDEEYTAAGAKLVTAAEAWGAEMVIKVKEPLPSEFQYLRKDLILFTYLHLAAAEDLTKALLDAGTIGIAYETVESHDRTLPLLTPMSEVAGRMATQVGAHYLEKTQGGRGILLGGVPGVYPAEVLVIGGGVVGTNAARIAMGMGARVTILDLSHARLQYLDDVFQGRITTMMSTEPNIRDMIQKADLVIGAVLLPGAKAPNLITKDMLADMKEGSVIVDVAVDQGGCVETIKATTHDNPTYVVDGVVHYGVANMPGAVPRTSTFALVNQTAPYAMRLAAKGIDALREDPGLALGLNTYEGKLTCPAVGEAFGIDAVKPEDVL, encoded by the coding sequence ATGATTATCGGTATCCCAAAAGAGATCAAGACGTTGGAAAACCGCGTTTCCATGACCCCCGGCGCGGTTGAATCCCTGGTCCGTCAGGGCAACGAAGTGCTGGTCGAAGCCGGAGCCGGCCTAGGCAGTGGCCTGACCGACGAGGAATACACCGCCGCTGGCGCCAAGCTCGTCACCGCCGCAGAAGCCTGGGGTGCCGAAATGGTCATCAAGGTCAAGGAGCCGCTGCCTTCTGAATTCCAGTATCTCCGCAAGGACCTCATCCTCTTCACCTACCTGCACCTGGCTGCCGCAGAAGACCTGACCAAGGCTCTGCTCGACGCCGGCACCATCGGTATCGCCTACGAAACCGTCGAGTCTCACGACCGCACCCTGCCCCTGCTGACTCCCATGTCCGAGGTCGCAGGTCGTATGGCCACGCAGGTTGGCGCACACTATCTTGAAAAGACCCAGGGCGGCCGTGGCATTCTGCTCGGCGGCGTCCCCGGCGTCTATCCCGCTGAAGTTCTCGTTATCGGCGGCGGCGTGGTCGGCACCAATGCCGCCCGCATCGCCATGGGCATGGGTGCCCGCGTCACCATCCTGGACCTCTCCCACGCTCGTCTCCAGTACCTTGACGACGTGTTCCAGGGACGCATCACCACCATGATGTCCACTGAGCCGAACATCCGCGACATGATCCAGAAGGCCGACCTCGTTATCGGCGCAGTCCTTCTCCCCGGTGCCAAGGCCCCGAACCTGATCACCAAGGACATGCTCGCCGACATGAAGGAAGGCTCCGTCATCGTCGACGTCGCGGTTGACCAGGGCGGTTGCGTCGAGACAATCAAAGCCACCACCCACGACAACCCCACCTACGTTGTAGACGGCGTTGTCCACTACGGTGTGGCCAACATGCCCGGCGCTGTACCGCGTACCTCCACTTTCGCCCTGGTCAACCAGACGGCTCCCTATGCCATGCGTCTGGCCGCCAAGGGCATCGACGCCCTGCGCGAAGACCCGGGTCTGGCGCTCGGCCTCAACACCTATGAAGGCAAGCTCACTTGCCCCGCAGTCGGCGAAGCCTTCGGCATCGACGCCGTCAAACCCGAAGACGTGCTGTAA
- a CDS encoding Lrp/AsnC family transcriptional regulator has translation MKNTLDQNDKRLVAALTRDGQLSPGKVAEEIGVTAPTVRSRMKNLIKAGALKIAGLVNPMKAKGLTVALVGITVNSHEQLGEKLDQVSALPRVNWCAVVTGRYDMIVEIIISDDIKDLYDFLDKDLSQVGGINSSESFVVMKSRRKWICLPDAVMEEFQE, from the coding sequence ATGAAGAATACTTTGGATCAAAACGACAAACGACTGGTGGCAGCCCTGACCCGTGATGGACAACTATCTCCGGGCAAGGTTGCGGAAGAGATCGGAGTGACTGCACCCACGGTTCGCTCCCGCATGAAAAACCTGATCAAGGCTGGCGCACTCAAGATCGCCGGGCTGGTGAACCCCATGAAGGCCAAAGGGCTGACCGTTGCCCTTGTTGGTATCACCGTCAACAGCCATGAGCAACTGGGCGAAAAGCTGGATCAGGTGAGCGCACTTCCCCGCGTCAACTGGTGCGCCGTTGTCACCGGCCGTTACGACATGATCGTCGAGATCATCATATCCGACGATATTAAAGACCTCTACGACTTCCTGGACAAGGATCTGTCCCAAGTGGGCGGCATCAACTCCAGTGAATCCTTTGTTGTCATGAAATCCCGGCGCAAGTGGATCTGCCTGCCTGACGCCGTAATGGAAGAATTTCAGGAATAA
- a CDS encoding glycine zipper domain-containing protein gives MKNMIAIVMLLALLTACKTTTAQNAATLGTLAGATVGALTFKNKVSGAAIGAGAGMLVGYIVGNEMDKYDQTQVASALETTPSGQATTWTNPDTQTYYEAIPEPARQYDDGRVERDVTLRARMANGEYETVYAKAYRQPDGSWQLVQ, from the coding sequence ATGAAGAATATGATTGCTATCGTGATGCTGCTGGCCCTGCTCACAGCCTGTAAGACCACTACCGCCCAGAACGCTGCCACTCTCGGCACACTGGCTGGCGCCACCGTGGGCGCGCTGACCTTCAAGAACAAGGTCTCCGGTGCCGCCATCGGCGCGGGAGCGGGTATGCTGGTCGGCTACATCGTGGGTAATGAAATGGACAAGTACGACCAGACGCAGGTTGCCAGTGCGCTGGAGACCACGCCTTCCGGTCAGGCCACTACGTGGACCAACCCGGACACCCAGACCTATTATGAGGCGATTCCTGAGCCTGCTCGTCAATACGATGATGGACGCGTGGAACGAGACGTCACCCTGCGTGCCCGCATGGCAAACGGCGAATACGAGACTGTCTACGCCAAGGCATACCGCCAGCCTGACGGTTCATGGCAACTCGTCCAATAG
- a CDS encoding FmdE family protein produces MNIGEYTFEEFKQKAKDFHGYPAPGLLIGGYMVEAAKKRIPEGTLFEAMVESGKCLPDAVQLLTLCSIGNNWMKIKLLGRYAVSLYDKFTGEGFRVAIDQKKLEDWPEIKGWFMKEKPKAEQDTDKLFAEIEEAGDTICSIRPIKIAKKYLGHGHMTSIDVCPVCGEAYPGSDGSICRGCQGEDPYEVMEGMECAADVPDLKAVPVEEAVGKKVVHDMTGIEPGESKGPIAKAGDTLDIGDVCRLQRIGKYNVYDEESLPGDEWVHENEAVKAFASRIAGEGISYDDNPEEGKINFFADRRGLLSIDLEALARFNLTPDVMLATRHDGALIPKGKGVAGTRAIPLYISRDKFNRALTALGHGPVLSIQPLRKAKVGILVTGTEVFQGLIEDKFVPIITSKVIKLGSEVLKSDIVPDDREAITSAANAMLDAGCDLIITTAGMSVDPDDVTRPALIDAGLANDLYGVPMLPGTMTLVGKIKSAQIIGVPACALFYKTTAFDIVLPRLLAGQELTRKDLARLGEGGFCMTCKTCSFPKCPFGK; encoded by the coding sequence ATGAACATCGGCGAATACACTTTTGAAGAGTTTAAGCAGAAGGCAAAGGATTTCCATGGATATCCGGCGCCGGGACTGCTGATCGGCGGCTACATGGTAGAGGCTGCCAAGAAACGCATTCCTGAAGGCACCCTGTTCGAGGCCATGGTGGAATCCGGCAAATGTCTGCCTGATGCAGTGCAGCTTTTGACGCTCTGCTCAATCGGCAACAACTGGATGAAGATCAAACTGCTGGGTCGCTATGCCGTGTCCCTGTATGACAAGTTCACGGGCGAGGGCTTCCGCGTGGCCATCGACCAGAAGAAGCTCGAGGACTGGCCTGAAATCAAAGGCTGGTTCATGAAGGAAAAGCCCAAGGCCGAGCAGGACACGGACAAGCTCTTCGCCGAGATCGAAGAGGCGGGCGACACCATCTGCTCCATTCGCCCCATCAAGATCGCCAAGAAGTATCTCGGTCATGGTCACATGACATCCATTGATGTCTGCCCTGTCTGTGGAGAAGCGTATCCCGGTTCGGACGGCTCCATCTGCCGCGGCTGTCAGGGAGAAGATCCATATGAAGTCATGGAAGGCATGGAATGCGCTGCAGACGTTCCTGACCTCAAGGCCGTTCCCGTCGAGGAAGCCGTGGGCAAGAAAGTCGTTCACGACATGACCGGTATTGAGCCGGGTGAATCCAAAGGCCCCATTGCAAAGGCTGGAGACACCCTTGATATCGGCGACGTGTGCCGCTTGCAGCGTATCGGCAAATACAATGTCTATGATGAAGAATCTCTGCCCGGCGACGAGTGGGTACATGAGAACGAAGCGGTCAAGGCGTTTGCTTCCCGTATTGCAGGTGAAGGCATCTCCTATGATGACAACCCAGAAGAGGGCAAGATCAACTTCTTTGCTGATCGAAGAGGGCTCCTGTCCATCGATCTCGAAGCGCTCGCCCGGTTCAACCTGACGCCGGATGTCATGCTCGCCACACGTCACGACGGTGCGCTCATCCCCAAAGGAAAAGGCGTTGCCGGAACCCGTGCCATTCCGCTCTACATTTCACGAGACAAGTTCAACCGCGCCCTCACCGCCCTCGGCCACGGCCCGGTTCTGTCCATTCAGCCGCTGCGCAAGGCCAAGGTCGGTATCCTTGTAACCGGCACCGAGGTCTTCCAGGGGCTCATCGAGGACAAGTTCGTGCCTATCATCACTTCCAAGGTGATTAAGCTCGGCTCCGAAGTCCTCAAATCCGACATCGTGCCCGATGACCGCGAGGCCATCACCAGCGCAGCCAACGCCATGCTCGACGCCGGGTGTGATCTCATCATCACCACAGCAGGCATGTCCGTTGACCCTGATGACGTGACGCGCCCTGCGCTGATCGATGCAGGCCTTGCCAACGACCTGTACGGCGTGCCCATGCTGCCCGGCACCATGACTCTGGTGGGCAAGATCAAGTCCGCCCAGATCATCGGTGTCCCGGCCTGTGCGCTCTTCTACAAGACCACGGCCTTTGACATCGTTCTGCCCCGCCTCCTCGCCGGACAGGAACTCACCCGCAAGGATCTCGCCCGACTTGGCGAAGGCGGTTTCTGCATGACCTGCAAGACCTGCTCCTTCCCCAAGTGCCCCTTCGGCAAATAG
- the dsrP gene encoding sulfate reduction electron transfer complex DsrMKJOP subunit DsrP: MLELALKGSKRYYAWIGFLLVLIGIGFTAWVDQIMNGLEITGMSRDVSWGFYISQFTYLVGLAASGVMIVLPNYFHSYKTNKHMVIFGEFMAIAACIMCLGFIIVDIGQPTRMMNMIFHPTPNSILFWDMIVLNGYLFLNLLVGWTCLQADRANLPHPKWLKPFIYTSVIWAFSIHTVTAFLYQGLPGRHYWLTAILAARFLASAFCSGPAILLLVMMATEKFTTFKMPKNALKTLVKIIAYAMCVNMFFFALEIFTAFYSNIPGHMHSIVYLFAGEHGHHELVGLMWTFIGMAAIAITLLVTPKLRNNLKLLPYTLVILVIATWIDKGLGLLIGGFNPTPFDTITPYWPTGKELMVSMMIYALGALVVTVLFKIATEVKEEMGHSQELPCGCSTEDNCDCTLECGCPKDNCTCEEEAAEEAPAEA; the protein is encoded by the coding sequence ATGCTTGAATTAGCTCTCAAAGGTTCCAAGAGATACTACGCCTGGATTGGCTTCCTCCTGGTCCTGATTGGCATCGGTTTCACCGCCTGGGTCGACCAGATCATGAACGGTCTGGAGATCACCGGCATGAGCCGTGACGTGTCCTGGGGTTTCTACATCTCCCAGTTCACCTACCTGGTCGGTCTGGCTGCCTCCGGCGTCATGATCGTGCTGCCCAACTACTTCCACTCTTATAAGACCAACAAGCACATGGTCATCTTCGGTGAATTCATGGCAATCGCCGCATGTATTATGTGCCTCGGTTTCATCATCGTGGATATCGGGCAGCCCACCCGTATGATGAACATGATCTTCCATCCCACTCCGAACTCCATTCTGTTCTGGGATATGATCGTTCTCAACGGCTACCTGTTCCTGAACTTGCTCGTCGGTTGGACCTGCCTCCAGGCAGACCGCGCCAACCTGCCGCATCCGAAGTGGCTCAAGCCCTTCATTTATACGTCCGTCATCTGGGCTTTCTCGATCCACACCGTGACCGCATTCCTGTACCAGGGTCTGCCCGGCCGCCACTACTGGCTCACCGCCATTCTGGCTGCTCGCTTCCTGGCATCTGCGTTCTGCTCCGGTCCTGCGATCCTGCTGCTCGTCATGATGGCAACTGAAAAGTTCACCACCTTCAAGATGCCCAAGAACGCTCTGAAGACCCTGGTGAAGATCATTGCTTACGCCATGTGTGTAAACATGTTCTTCTTCGCCCTGGAAATCTTCACCGCCTTCTACTCCAACATCCCCGGCCACATGCACTCCATCGTGTACCTGTTCGCCGGTGAACACGGCCATCATGAACTGGTCGGTCTGATGTGGACCTTCATCGGCATGGCTGCGATCGCCATCACCCTGCTGGTGACTCCGAAGCTCCGCAACAACCTCAAGCTGCTCCCCTACACCCTGGTTATCCTGGTTATCGCAACCTGGATCGACAAGGGCCTGGGCCTGCTCATCGGTGGCTTCAACCCCACCCCGTTCGATACCATCACCCCTTACTGGCCCACCGGTAAGGAGCTAATGGTCTCCATGATGATCTACGCTCTGGGCGCACTCGTTGTGACCGTTCTGTTCAAGATTGCAACGGAAGTTAAAGAAGAAATGGGTCACTCCCAGGAACTGCCCTGCGGCTGTTCCACTGAAGACAACTGCGATTGCACCCTCGAGTGCGGCTGTCCCAAGGACAACTGCACCTGCGAAGAGGAAGCAGCAGAAGAGGCTCCCGCCGAGGCCTAA
- the dsrO gene encoding sulfate reduction electron transfer complex DsrMKJOP subunit DsrO codes for MKNNRRAFIKLAAVAAAGLAVAPKAMASSGGHSPVKANPKGLHAKQWAMVIDSTKLHSEEEIAKLADSCHKIHNVPELTGKKEVKWLWSDIYPHTFPEQENPHLAEEVHHRHYPLLCNHCEHPSCVRVCPTKATFKRPDGIVAMDYHRCIGCRYCMAACPYGSRSFNWGEPRKNLDLANLNPKFPTRMRGVVEKCNFCVERLAVGDMPACVEASEGAIVFGDLYDPESPVRKVLRERFTLRRKPAAGTEPCVYYVI; via the coding sequence ATGAAGAACAACAGAAGAGCCTTCATCAAGCTGGCCGCTGTTGCCGCTGCAGGTCTGGCTGTTGCCCCCAAGGCAATGGCTTCCTCCGGTGGCCACTCTCCGGTCAAAGCAAATCCCAAGGGCCTCCATGCCAAGCAGTGGGCAATGGTCATCGACTCCACCAAGCTTCACTCCGAGGAAGAGATCGCAAAGCTGGCAGACTCCTGCCACAAGATCCACAACGTTCCCGAGTTGACCGGCAAGAAGGAAGTCAAGTGGCTCTGGTCCGACATCTACCCGCACACCTTCCCCGAGCAGGAAAACCCGCATCTGGCAGAAGAAGTGCACCATCGTCACTACCCGCTCCTGTGTAACCACTGTGAGCACCCGTCCTGCGTGCGTGTCTGCCCCACCAAGGCGACCTTCAAGCGCCCTGACGGCATCGTGGCCATGGACTACCACCGCTGCATCGGCTGCCGCTACTGCATGGCCGCATGTCCTTACGGCTCCCGCTCCTTCAACTGGGGCGAACCTCGTAAGAACCTGGACCTCGCCAACCTGAACCCCAAGTTCCCCACCCGCATGCGCGGTGTTGTCGAAAAGTGCAACTTCTGTGTGGAACGTCTGGCGGTCGGCGACATGCCTGCATGTGTCGAGGCTTCCGAAGGCGCGATCGTGTTCGGCGATCTCTACGATCCCGAATCCCCGGTCCGCAAGGTGCTGCGCGAGCGGTTCACCCTTCGTCGTAAACCTGCCGCAGGCACCGAGCCCTGTGTCTACTACGTGATTTAG
- the dsrJ gene encoding sulfate reduction electron transfer complex DsrMKJOP subunit DsrJ, which translates to MHYGFPIIAGLVIFIGLLCAPFALGTGKTYKQPEVKLPAGEKECIESVEFMREQHMVLLDQWRDWALRDGKRIYTNHNGKEFVISLQNTCMKCHTNKAEFCDKCHTDAGVSPYCWDCHTQPEGLK; encoded by the coding sequence ATGCACTACGGTTTCCCCATCATCGCCGGGCTCGTCATCTTCATCGGTCTGCTGTGCGCTCCCTTTGCGCTCGGCACCGGTAAGACCTACAAGCAGCCCGAGGTTAAGCTTCCCGCAGGCGAAAAGGAATGCATTGAGTCAGTGGAATTCATGCGCGAACAGCACATGGTTCTCCTTGACCAGTGGCGTGACTGGGCCCTGCGTGACGGCAAGCGCATCTACACCAACCACAACGGCAAAGAGTTCGTCATCAGCCTGCAGAATACCTGCATGAAGTGTCACACGAACAAGGCAGAATTCTGCGACAAGTGCCACACTGATGCCGGTGTCTCTCCCTACTGCTGGGATTGCCACACACAGCCGGAGGGTTTGAAATAA